The Microbacterium luteum genome includes a region encoding these proteins:
- a CDS encoding cell division initiation protein, giving the protein MSDDVRHDAFDELLSSQSDQGGGSGEGGNAFTVAFRGYERREVDDAIGELTARVQRYQNELAATEQSRRDSLDEMRAQQQAEIEKLVSDNAAALDKLRSEQQEAHAQLEADLAAATAQLGEAETKVTALTAELAGTPVEEGVANDREQFEAVLRVAEEQASLLIRNAASQAERLLEAAREQAEGVRSEAKNDAATIVEKAQHDSDQNRLRIDTEYTAHEARLEREAAHATEKVLQAEREAEAIRSEAEKGAAALRAMVTRETTDMRTEAEAAVREMNARVLEFEETLTRRQDDAQQEFLVLHNQAVSHAERITSDANAQVAASLEHAQRISNKAEDYERLMRAQAQQIDADARVKAQQTIDRAREKAQKIVDTVTGHSNDVLRDAEDRARQLRWQQQQMTSFMAEVRELIRPDGLKVADPAPSGDSGDAEASRSVERSGTVEVSEASDEPADDDPAAGDEGPGSGESKTKGAASGASR; this is encoded by the coding sequence ATGTCCGACGACGTCCGACACGATGCATTCGATGAGCTTCTGTCTTCGCAGAGCGACCAGGGCGGCGGGTCGGGTGAGGGCGGCAACGCGTTCACCGTGGCGTTCCGCGGGTACGAACGCCGCGAGGTCGACGACGCCATCGGGGAGTTGACGGCGCGCGTGCAGCGCTATCAGAACGAGCTCGCCGCCACCGAGCAGTCGCGCCGCGACTCGCTCGACGAGATGCGTGCGCAGCAGCAGGCCGAGATCGAGAAGCTCGTCTCAGACAACGCCGCGGCCCTCGACAAGCTGCGCTCGGAGCAGCAGGAGGCGCACGCCCAGCTCGAAGCCGATCTCGCCGCCGCGACCGCGCAGCTTGGTGAGGCCGAGACGAAGGTGACGGCGCTCACCGCGGAACTCGCCGGCACCCCGGTCGAAGAGGGCGTCGCGAACGACCGCGAGCAGTTCGAGGCCGTGCTGCGCGTGGCCGAGGAGCAGGCGAGCCTGCTGATCCGCAACGCCGCGTCGCAGGCCGAGCGCCTGCTCGAAGCCGCACGCGAGCAGGCGGAGGGTGTTCGGTCGGAGGCGAAGAACGACGCCGCGACGATCGTCGAGAAAGCGCAGCACGACTCGGATCAGAACCGGCTGCGCATCGACACGGAGTACACCGCGCACGAGGCGCGCCTCGAGCGGGAGGCGGCGCACGCGACGGAGAAGGTGCTGCAGGCCGAGCGCGAGGCGGAGGCCATTCGATCCGAGGCAGAGAAGGGTGCGGCGGCGCTGCGGGCGATGGTGACCCGCGAGACGACCGACATGCGCACCGAGGCCGAGGCGGCCGTGCGGGAGATGAACGCGCGCGTGCTCGAGTTCGAGGAGACCCTGACGCGGCGCCAGGACGACGCCCAGCAGGAGTTCCTCGTGCTCCACAACCAGGCCGTCTCGCACGCCGAGCGGATCACGTCCGACGCGAACGCACAGGTGGCGGCATCCCTCGAGCACGCCCAGCGCATCTCGAACAAGGCCGAGGACTACGAGCGGCTCATGCGCGCGCAGGCGCAGCAGATCGACGCCGACGCGCGGGTGAAGGCGCAGCAGACCATCGACCGGGCGCGCGAGAAGGCGCAGAAGATCGTCGACACCGTCACCGGACACAGCAACGATGTGCTGCGCGACGCCGAAGACCGTGCCCGGCAGCTGCGCTGGCAGCAGCAGCAGATGACGAGCTTCATGGCCGAGGTGCGCGAGCTCATCCGCCCCGACGGCCTCAAGGTCGCGGATCCGGCCCCGTCCGGGGATTCGGGAGACGCCGAGGCGTCGCGGAGCGTCGAGCGGTCGGGCACCGTCGAGGTGTCGGAGGCGTCTGACGAGCCCGCGGATGACGATCCCGCCGCCGGCGACGAGGGGCCCGGTTCCGGCGAGTCGAAGACGAAGGGCGCTGCTTCCGGCGCGTCGAGGTGA
- a CDS encoding UDP-glucose dehydrogenase family protein has product MRLSVIGCGYLGAVHAAAMASIGHEVVGIDVDERKIASLSKGDAPFFEPGLQEILTEGISSGRLSFTTDMAAAQGAKVHFIGVGTPQQAGGYAADLTYVNAAVDGLLPYLSEGDLVAGKSTVPVGTAANLAGRVAETGATLVWNPEFLREGWAVQDTVDPDRLVAGVPSENGHPTPEGERCADVLREVYHTAIAKNTPFIVTDYATAELVKVSANAFLATKISFINAMAEIAEVTGADVTTLADAIGHDARIGRKFLGAGIGFGGGCLPKDIRAFSARAEELGKGESVAFLREVDAINLRRRDRAVDLTVTALGGTVYNKNVTVLGAAFKPHSDDIRDSPALDVAVRLHGLGAKVTVTDPAAIENARRIHPQLDYVEDRDQALTGADAVIVVTEWDEWRRDLDPAHAATLVTGKVVIDGRNCLDATAWRGAGFEYHGMGRP; this is encoded by the coding sequence ATGCGTCTTTCGGTGATCGGGTGCGGGTACCTGGGTGCGGTGCACGCGGCGGCGATGGCCTCGATCGGTCACGAGGTGGTCGGGATCGATGTCGATGAGCGGAAGATCGCGTCGCTGTCGAAGGGTGACGCGCCGTTCTTCGAGCCGGGCCTGCAGGAGATCCTCACCGAGGGCATCTCGTCCGGACGCCTGTCGTTCACGACCGACATGGCCGCCGCGCAGGGCGCGAAGGTGCACTTCATCGGTGTCGGCACGCCGCAGCAGGCCGGCGGATACGCCGCCGACCTCACCTACGTCAACGCGGCCGTCGACGGCCTGCTCCCCTACCTGTCCGAGGGCGACCTCGTCGCGGGGAAGTCGACCGTGCCGGTCGGCACCGCCGCGAACCTCGCCGGCCGTGTCGCCGAGACCGGTGCGACGCTGGTGTGGAATCCCGAGTTCCTCCGCGAAGGCTGGGCCGTGCAGGACACCGTCGACCCCGACCGGCTCGTCGCCGGCGTTCCGTCCGAGAACGGTCATCCCACCCCCGAGGGAGAACGCTGCGCCGATGTGCTCCGCGAGGTGTACCACACCGCCATCGCCAAGAACACGCCGTTCATCGTCACCGACTACGCCACCGCGGAGCTCGTGAAGGTCTCCGCCAACGCGTTCCTGGCCACGAAGATCAGCTTCATCAACGCGATGGCCGAGATCGCCGAAGTCACCGGCGCCGACGTCACCACCCTCGCCGACGCGATCGGCCACGACGCCCGCATCGGCCGCAAGTTCCTCGGCGCCGGCATCGGCTTCGGCGGCGGCTGCCTCCCGAAGGACATCCGTGCATTCAGCGCCCGCGCCGAAGAACTCGGCAAGGGCGAATCGGTCGCGTTCCTCCGCGAGGTCGACGCGATCAACCTCCGCCGCCGCGACCGCGCCGTCGACCTCACCGTCACCGCCCTCGGCGGCACCGTCTACAACAAGAACGTCACCGTCCTCGGCGCCGCGTTCAAACCCCACTCCGACGACATCCGCGACTCCCCCGCCCTCGACGTCGCCGTGCGCCTGCACGGCCTCGGCGCGAAGGTCACCGTCACCGACCCCGCCGCGATCGAGAACGCCCGCCGCATCCACCCCCAACTCGACTACGTCGAAGACCGCGACCAGGCCCTCACCGGCGCCGACGCCGTCATCGTCGTCACCGAATGGGACGAATGGCGCCGCGACCTCGACCCCGCCCACGCCGCCACCCTCGTCACCGGCAAGGTCGTCATCGACGGCCGCAACTGCCTCGACGCCACCGCCTGGCGAGGGGCCGGCTTCGAATACCACGGCATGGGCCGCCCCTGA
- a CDS encoding bifunctional NAD(P)/FAD-dependent oxidoreductase/class I SAM-dependent methyltransferase produces the protein MGHDHDPHTGAAAHTPPAHTPPAVSAAAHTRPAEGAAAHTPPAHSAAAHTPPAMTRRCDVAVIGGSAAGLAGALQLARQRRSVIVVDDDTARNAPAAHMHSYLGREGAPPAELRAIGREEVRSYGGEVLSGRVLDVRRDGDLFRLELSGGSALLARRVLVASGLTDELPEIDGLRERWGREVIHCPFCHGWEVRDRRVVQIVTTPMGLHPTPLMRHLTDRLTVVVHDGAGIDRDALQTLAASGVPVVETAVSRVADADGALGIELVDGRMLAADAVLVGSRFHARTGMLTGLGLQATPHPSGLGETLAVDATGRTAVDGVFAAGNVADPSLQVLPAAANGSLVGAQIAFSLAGDDLASGARPSGVEVEWDDRYGGERVWSGNPNGTLVADASDLVPGRALDVGTGEGADALWLAERGWHVTASDVSSRALGRVEEEAARRGLDVRTVHADANSIHPYGAEEYDLVSLQYGSFARTPEGRGLQALLGAVAPGGTLLVVAHEPSWALEQSDPAAHTRIFDPAAYVGVDEIATALAADGGWRIEVRETRPRPAGAASGHHVEDVVLRAVRAP, from the coding sequence ATGGGCCACGACCACGATCCGCACACCGGCGCCGCCGCACACACGCCGCCCGCACACACCCCACCCGCGGTCAGTGCCGCCGCGCACACCCGGCCTGCAGAGGGTGCCGCCGCACACACCCCACCCGCGCACAGTGCCGCCGCGCACACGCCGCCCGCCATGACGCGCCGCTGCGACGTCGCCGTGATCGGCGGGTCGGCCGCCGGCCTTGCCGGCGCGCTGCAGCTCGCCCGCCAGCGCCGGTCGGTCATCGTCGTCGACGACGACACGGCACGCAACGCCCCCGCCGCGCACATGCACAGCTACCTCGGGCGCGAGGGCGCACCGCCGGCCGAGCTGCGCGCGATCGGCCGCGAGGAAGTCCGCTCGTACGGCGGCGAAGTTCTGTCCGGGCGCGTGCTCGATGTGCGGCGCGACGGCGACCTCTTCCGCCTCGAGCTCTCCGGCGGCAGCGCGCTGCTGGCGCGACGGGTGCTCGTCGCATCCGGCCTGACCGACGAGCTGCCCGAGATCGACGGGCTGCGCGAGCGGTGGGGACGCGAGGTCATCCACTGCCCCTTCTGCCACGGCTGGGAGGTGCGCGACCGCCGGGTGGTGCAGATCGTGACGACGCCGATGGGGCTGCATCCGACCCCGCTCATGCGGCACCTCACCGACCGGCTCACCGTCGTCGTGCACGATGGCGCCGGCATCGATCGCGACGCCCTGCAGACTCTCGCCGCCTCGGGGGTTCCCGTCGTCGAGACCGCGGTGTCGCGCGTCGCCGACGCCGACGGCGCCCTCGGGATAGAGCTCGTCGATGGCCGGATGCTCGCCGCCGACGCCGTGCTCGTGGGATCGCGCTTTCATGCCCGGACCGGCATGCTCACCGGCCTCGGCCTGCAGGCGACACCCCACCCCAGCGGTCTCGGCGAGACGCTCGCGGTGGATGCCACGGGCCGCACCGCCGTCGACGGCGTCTTCGCCGCGGGCAACGTCGCCGACCCGAGCCTGCAGGTGCTGCCCGCCGCGGCGAACGGCAGCCTCGTCGGCGCGCAGATCGCCTTCAGCCTCGCCGGCGACGATCTGGCCTCGGGCGCCCGCCCCTCCGGCGTGGAGGTCGAATGGGACGATCGCTACGGCGGCGAGCGCGTCTGGAGCGGCAACCCCAACGGCACGCTGGTCGCCGACGCATCCGACCTCGTCCCCGGTCGAGCGCTCGACGTCGGCACCGGCGAAGGAGCGGATGCGCTGTGGCTCGCCGAGCGGGGATGGCACGTGACCGCATCCGACGTCTCCTCCCGCGCCCTCGGGCGGGTCGAGGAGGAAGCCGCGCGCCGCGGGCTCGACGTGCGCACCGTGCACGCGGATGCGAACAGCATCCACCCCTACGGCGCGGAGGAGTACGACCTCGTCTCGCTGCAGTACGGATCCTTCGCCCGCACACCCGAGGGCCGCGGCCTGCAGGCGCTGCTCGGTGCCGTCGCACCGGGAGGAACGCTGCTGGTCGTCGCACACGAGCCGTCGTGGGCGCTCGAGCAGAGCGATCCGGCGGCGCACACGCGCATCTTCGATCCGGCGGCGTACGTCGGCGTCGACGAGATCGCCACTGCACTCGCGGCCGACGGCGGCTGGCGCATCGAGGTGCGCGAGACGCGGCCGCGACCGGCCGGAGCCGCCAGCGGCCACCACGTGGAGGATGTGGTGCTCCGCGCCGTGCGAGCGCCGTGA
- a CDS encoding DUF805 domain-containing protein, translating to MTNVPASPSLSQPLYGASFGQAFTRFWKKYATFSGRASRSEFWWWYLANIIIVTVLYIITAIGGFAGASIDSATGASAPGPLFGVGIALLVIWWLAIIVPTLALSWRRLHDTNRSGLFWFLGFIPVVGGIILLVLFVLDSDPAGARFDA from the coding sequence GTGACCAACGTTCCCGCCTCGCCTTCGCTGTCGCAGCCGCTCTACGGTGCGTCGTTCGGGCAGGCCTTCACGCGCTTCTGGAAGAAGTACGCGACCTTCAGCGGCCGCGCGAGCCGCAGCGAGTTCTGGTGGTGGTACCTCGCGAACATCATCATCGTGACGGTGCTCTACATCATCACCGCGATCGGCGGCTTCGCCGGGGCGAGCATCGACTCGGCCACCGGTGCGTCGGCGCCCGGCCCGCTGTTCGGTGTGGGGATCGCACTGCTGGTCATCTGGTGGCTCGCGATCATCGTGCCGACCCTGGCGCTCTCGTGGCGCCGTCTGCACGACACGAATCGTTCGGGCCTGTTCTGGTTCCTCGGGTTCATTCCGGTCGTCGGCGGCATCATCCTGCTGGTGCTGTTCGTGCTCGACAGCGACCCGGCCGGAGCGCGCTTCGACGCCTGA
- a CDS encoding aldose 1-epimerase family protein has protein sequence MTDILGEQFVLDDGAVRVEVSALAAVLREVRVRGIRITETVDPSGLPPKGCGIVLSPWPNRVADARWQLNGATQQLDVTDVARGGAIHGLLRNTAYTLRERTDRSLTLAAMIHPQHGWPLLLESWVTYALDGDGVAVTHGVRNHADAPAPWAVGAHPYFRVGEVSTDELTLRVDAGVRLELDERLNPVAERDVTAGEFDLRGGRSLHGADLNVAYGRLANRDTRGTIARLEAPDGAATEVWADPEFGWLQVFTPADFPGADGVGRAVALEPMSAPPNALNSGIDLIWLAPGETRELTWGARHLPA, from the coding sequence GTGACCGACATCCTGGGAGAACAGTTCGTGCTCGACGACGGCGCGGTGCGCGTCGAGGTGAGTGCGCTCGCCGCCGTGCTGCGGGAGGTGCGGGTGCGCGGCATCCGGATCACCGAGACCGTCGACCCGAGCGGGCTGCCGCCGAAGGGGTGCGGCATCGTGCTGTCGCCGTGGCCGAATCGCGTTGCGGATGCGCGCTGGCAGCTGAACGGCGCGACGCAGCAGCTCGACGTGACGGATGTCGCGCGCGGCGGTGCCATCCACGGTCTGCTGCGCAACACGGCCTACACGCTGCGTGAGCGCACGGATCGGTCGCTCACGCTCGCCGCGATGATCCATCCGCAGCACGGCTGGCCGTTGCTGCTCGAGTCGTGGGTGACATACGCGCTGGACGGCGACGGTGTGGCCGTGACGCACGGCGTGCGCAATCACGCGGATGCGCCGGCCCCGTGGGCCGTCGGCGCGCATCCCTACTTCCGCGTCGGCGAGGTGTCGACGGATGAGCTGACGCTGCGGGTCGACGCCGGTGTTCGTCTCGAGCTCGACGAGCGCCTCAATCCGGTCGCGGAGCGGGATGTGACCGCGGGCGAATTCGATCTGCGCGGTGGGCGTTCGCTCCACGGTGCCGATCTGAACGTCGCCTACGGGCGACTCGCGAATCGCGACACCCGGGGGACGATCGCGCGGCTGGAAGCGCCGGACGGTGCGGCGACGGAGGTGTGGGCCGATCCGGAGTTCGGGTGGTTGCAGGTGTTCACGCCCGCCGATTTCCCCGGCGCCGACGGTGTCGGTCGCGCGGTGGCGCTCGAGCCGATGTCCGCGCCGCCGAATGCCCTGAACTCCGGCATCGATCTGATCTGGCTCGCCCCCGGCGAGACTCGCGAACTCACCTGGGGCGCTCGCCACCTCCCCGCCTGA
- a CDS encoding helix-turn-helix domain-containing protein yields MVTADVEKLARARLRSIRTTLGYSLDEIAARSNLSASTISRIETGKRTLSLDVLVPLAGALQVSLDALFHADDDDDVVIRPTQHRSGSRTTWALNRVDGRTMAMKMRLEPEAALPAPRVHPGYDWFLVLEGRVLLQLGERRIEVGEGEAAEFSTMTPHAMTALDAPAELVMVFDREGQRAHLHR; encoded by the coding sequence ATGGTGACCGCAGACGTCGAGAAGCTCGCCCGTGCTCGCCTGCGCAGCATCCGCACCACCCTCGGCTACTCGCTCGACGAGATCGCGGCGCGGAGCAATCTCAGCGCGTCGACGATCAGTCGCATCGAGACCGGCAAGCGCACGCTGAGTCTGGATGTGCTGGTGCCGCTCGCCGGCGCGCTGCAGGTGAGTCTGGATGCCCTCTTCCACGCCGATGACGATGACGACGTCGTGATCCGTCCCACGCAGCATCGCTCCGGCAGCCGCACGACGTGGGCGCTGAATCGCGTCGACGGGCGCACGATGGCGATGAAGATGCGGCTGGAACCCGAAGCCGCCCTGCCCGCTCCGCGGGTGCATCCGGGATACGACTGGTTCCTCGTGCTGGAGGGTCGCGTGCTGCTGCAGCTGGGGGAGCGGCGGATCGAGGTCGGCGAGGGTGAGGCGGCGGAGTTCTCGACGATGACGCCCCACGCGATGACGGCGCTCGACGCCCCGGCAGAGCTCGTCATGGTGTTCGACCGCGAGGGCCAGCGCGCGCATCTGCACCGCTGA
- a CDS encoding IS110 family transposase: MTGATSITPALDLTQLVVGVDTHQRTHHAAVVDSAGRLLASEAFPASASGYAQLTGWANRFGNVSVFGVESTGSYGAGLTRHLLAAGYPVNEVNRPDKTTRAHHGKSDPIDAEAAARAVLSGRATASPKITTGIVETVRMLKVSRDGAVKARTAAYSQLRDLITTAPDELRDALLPLTASARVSKAITLRPDTTRLHETPHAARYALRTIGRRIRDLDTEITTTDRTLDTLIADTVPTLVSHTQIGTQTAATLLVCAGENLDRFGNEAAFAKLTGTAPLPASSGKTRRMRLNRGGDRQANRALHLIAVGRLRSAPRTRDYATRRAAKGLTTRDILRCLKRAIARETYNALKTDLLTT, translated from the coding sequence ATGACTGGCGCTACCAGCATCACCCCCGCCCTCGATCTCACGCAACTGGTCGTCGGTGTCGACACGCATCAACGCACCCATCACGCCGCGGTCGTGGACTCCGCCGGCAGGCTGCTTGCATCAGAGGCCTTCCCCGCGTCCGCGAGCGGATACGCGCAGCTGACCGGCTGGGCGAACCGGTTCGGGAACGTGTCGGTGTTCGGTGTCGAATCGACCGGTTCCTACGGGGCGGGGCTGACAAGGCATCTCCTCGCCGCCGGGTATCCGGTGAACGAGGTGAACCGGCCCGACAAGACCACCAGAGCACATCACGGCAAATCGGACCCGATCGACGCGGAAGCGGCCGCTCGGGCCGTCCTGTCGGGCCGAGCGACCGCTTCCCCGAAGATCACCACCGGGATCGTGGAGACCGTTCGGATGCTCAAAGTCAGTCGCGACGGGGCGGTCAAAGCCCGCACCGCCGCATACTCGCAACTGCGAGACCTGATCACCACCGCCCCCGACGAGCTCCGCGACGCGCTCCTCCCACTGACCGCATCGGCCCGAGTGAGCAAGGCCATCACGCTACGCCCCGACACCACCCGTCTCCACGAAACCCCCCACGCTGCCCGCTACGCGCTCCGCACCATCGGCCGACGCATCCGCGACCTCGATACCGAGATCACCACCACCGACCGCACCCTGGACACCCTCATCGCCGACACCGTCCCCACCCTGGTCTCCCACACCCAGATCGGCACACAGACCGCCGCGACCCTCCTGGTCTGCGCCGGCGAGAACCTCGACCGGTTCGGAAACGAAGCAGCCTTCGCGAAACTCACCGGCACCGCACCACTGCCGGCATCCTCCGGCAAAACCCGACGCATGCGCCTCAACCGCGGCGGCGACAGACAAGCCAACCGGGCCCTCCACCTCATCGCCGTCGGCCGACTACGCTCCGCCCCCCGCACCCGCGACTACGCCACCCGCCGAGCAGCCAAAGGACTCACCACCCGAGACATCCTCCGATGCCTCAAACGCGCCATCGCCAGAGAAACCTACAACGCCCTCAAAACCGACCTACTCACCACTTGA